In the genome of Denticeps clupeoides chromosome 13, fDenClu1.1, whole genome shotgun sequence, one region contains:
- the LOC114802182 gene encoding lissencephaly-1 homolog A-like, which translates to FTVTEIPPLPHTYQLEQCCSIHTTLSLSPFPRPGHDHNVSSVAIMPNGDHIVSASRDKTIKMWEVATGYCVKTFTGHREWVRMVRPNQDGTLIASSSNDQTVRVWVVATKECKAELREHEHVVECISWAPESAHPTILEATGSETKKSGKPGPFLLSGSRDKTIKMWDVSTGMCLMTLVGHDNWVRGMLFHPGGKFIVSCADDKTLRIWDYKNKRCTKTLSAHEHFVTSLDFHKTAPYVVTGSVDQTVKVWECR; encoded by the exons TTTACTGTAACTGAaatccctcccctcccccataCGTACCAGTTGGAACAGTGCTGCTCCATTCACActacgctctctctctccccgttcCCCCGTCCAGGACACGACCATAACGTCTCATCTGTAGCTATAATGCCCAATGGAGATCATATAGTATCAGCCTCGAGGGACAAAACCATTAAAATGTGGGAGGTGGCCACTGG GTACTGTGTGAAGACGTTCACCGGCCACAGAGAGTGGGTGCGCATGGTACGGCCCAACCAGGATGGCACCCTCATCGCCAGCTCCTCCAACGACCAGACGGTGCGCGTGTGGGTGGTGGCCACGAAAGAGTGCAAGGCGGAGCTGCGGGAGCACGAACACGTGGTGGAGTGCATCTCCTGGGCCCCGGAGAGCGCGCATCCGACAATCCTGGAGGCCACCGGCTCCGAG ACAAAGAAGAGCGGCAAACCTGGACCCTTCCTGCTGTCTGGCTCCAGAGATAAGACCATCAAAATGTGGGACGTGAGCACGGGCATGTGCCTGATGACATTG GTCGGCCATGACAACTGGGTGCGCGGCATGCTCTTCCACCCAGGCGGCAAGTTCATAGTGAGCTGCGCTGATGACAAGACTTTGCGGATTTGGGATTACAAAAACAAGCGTTGCACGAAGACCTTGAGTGCCCATGAACATTTTGTTACCTCTCTGG ATTTCCACAAGACTGCTCCATATGTTGTCACCGGAAGTGTAGATCAAACAGTAAAAGTCTGGGAGTGTCGCTGA